A DNA window from Allokutzneria albata contains the following coding sequences:
- a CDS encoding MerR family transcriptional regulator, which translates to MRIGELARRTGITERALRYYEEQGLLRPERRPSGYRVYGDADVAAVRRIRILLAAGLSTAQITQVLPCMLDDDGRLAPLCPELVDALVEHREKIGEAIGELEATRANLDRIISAEARAGGDLRG; encoded by the coding sequence ATGAGGATCGGGGAGCTGGCGCGGCGCACGGGCATCACCGAGCGCGCGTTGCGCTACTACGAGGAACAGGGTCTGCTGCGCCCTGAACGGCGGCCGAGCGGTTACCGCGTGTACGGCGACGCCGACGTCGCGGCGGTGCGGCGCATCCGCATCCTGCTCGCCGCCGGGCTGAGCACCGCTCAGATCACGCAGGTGCTTCCGTGCATGCTCGACGATGACGGCCGGCTGGCGCCGCTGTGCCCGGAGCTGGTCGACGCGCTGGTGGAGCACCGGGAGAAGATCGGCGAGGCCATCGGGGAACTGGAGGCCACCCGCGCCAACCTCGACAGGATCATCTCCGCCGAAGCGCGAGCGGGCGGCGACCTTCGCGGATGA
- a CDS encoding methionyl-tRNA formyltransferase → MRVAVIAALPQTAPPLVDAVRELGHEVPVVVSARRPADWPGHLLSERDLPDGVDLAVPSRPAAITTLLTAYAPDVAVSYGYPRKLPGEAVSVPGLGTVNCHPSALPHYRGPNPVGWAVRNGEKSIGVTWHRMDAELDTGAILEQTRIPLSDEDWSFSGINTRVLGAAVPLLPSVLAKLTAGDAGQPQDAHDTPWAGLFGADYAEIDLSGPARAVHDQVRAWNIMGHNPRVTGPVVILDGARWKVRRTSLTQPPAGVGRLVRCGDGPLWITAADRLA, encoded by the coding sequence ATGCGCGTAGCCGTCATAGCCGCACTCCCGCAGACCGCGCCGCCGCTGGTGGACGCCGTGCGGGAACTGGGTCACGAGGTGCCCGTCGTGGTGAGCGCCCGCCGCCCGGCGGACTGGCCGGGGCACCTGCTCAGCGAGCGCGACCTGCCGGACGGTGTCGACCTCGCTGTGCCGTCCCGACCGGCCGCGATCACCACGCTGCTCACCGCCTACGCTCCGGACGTCGCGGTGAGCTACGGCTACCCGCGCAAGCTGCCTGGCGAGGCGGTGTCCGTGCCCGGCCTCGGCACGGTCAACTGCCACCCGTCGGCGTTGCCGCACTACCGCGGACCGAACCCGGTCGGGTGGGCGGTGCGCAACGGCGAGAAGTCCATCGGCGTCACCTGGCACCGCATGGACGCCGAACTCGACACCGGCGCGATCCTGGAACAGACCAGGATTCCGCTCAGCGACGAGGACTGGTCCTTCAGCGGCATCAACACTCGCGTCCTCGGCGCGGCCGTGCCACTGCTGCCCTCAGTGCTCGCCAAGCTCACCGCGGGCGACGCCGGTCAGCCTCAGGACGCCCACGACACCCCGTGGGCAGGCTTGTTCGGCGCCGACTACGCCGAGATCGACCTGAGCGGTCCGGCGCGTGCCGTGCACGACCAGGTGCGCGCGTGGAACATCATGGGCCACAACCCCCGCGTCACCGGACCGGTCGTCATCCTCGACGGTGCGCGGTGGAAGGTCCGCCGCACCAGCCTCACCCAGCCGCCCGCGGGCGTGGGCAGGCTCGTGCGGTGCGGTGACGGACCGCTGTGGATCACCGCGGCCGACCGCCTGGCCTGA
- a CDS encoding MbtH family protein — protein MRNPFENTETPYLVLTNAEAQHSLWPAHIATPSGWTRVHGPDGRDECTSYVERNWTDLRPMSLRRA, from the coding sequence GTGAGAAACCCGTTCGAGAACACCGAGACGCCGTACCTGGTGCTGACCAACGCCGAGGCGCAGCACAGCCTGTGGCCGGCGCACATCGCCACCCCGTCGGGCTGGACGAGGGTGCACGGCCCGGACGGTCGTGACGAGTGCACGTCCTACGTCGAGAGGAACTGGACCGATCTGCGACCGATGTCGCTGAGGCGGGCGTGA
- a CDS encoding non-ribosomal peptide synthetase, with protein MIKSGHPPGSAEAHVQALVAARAVDRPDAVAVVGEGGGLSFGELDAWSSRLAAHLRERGVTRETRVAVCVPRSAEFVVALLAVLKAGGAYLALDPEAPADRSAAMIADAGCPVGIVIPRTSGRLSGCAEVPIDALPRHDAGEPFAETDPEQAACVFYTSGSTGRPKGVVVTHGNLAEFVRTPRWDETGHRVTALVSALGFDAVTYDLWPTLARGGTVVIPSGDRLDTHVLAELIARHGVTDMFLTSVWFAQIAADQPDCFHGVRTVMVGGDVVSPQAMAAVMRACPGLTVSNVYGPTECTTFTTAYDLDRAPEGSVPIGTGLPGVAVRVLDDDLAETADDEIGEIYISGPQVARGYLGQPGLTATRFVADPHGPPGSRMYRTGDLARRRADGVLEFAGRNDDQVKIRGHRIEPGEVEAVVAALPGVTQAAVLVRDKRLIAYVVGDRDDTGVRQDLSRALPEYMVPSTIIVLDRLPMTANGKLDRDALPEPARHTSTTGRAPSTREERVITSIVAEVLGLAAVGVDDDFFHLGGDSITAMHVVSRARREDVALTSQDVFRHRTAAALAATAAKAVAPQADLLHQNATGPVGMAPIMHWLREQRHGVDEFNHAVLLETPADATRDKLVAALQTLLDHHNALRMRVPRLAGGAVWTPHIDAPGETDAADCLSVVDIRGACDLAAVVDAERVRVQRELAPQTGAMVRAVWFDAGDAPGRLLLVVHHIVVDGVSWRIMLPDFVRAYTGKSLPWGGSAPYRQWVEELIERANDPAMLDKLTDWCALLDSPVRPWSQPLDPARDTIGTSETLTVTLPNDLTRALLTEAPARLGGTTEEVLLTALSVAVAAWRGDGTLLFDTESHGRGSSALEVSGTVGWFTSMFPAKLTSRDTDPARMFEVVRREWRSLPEDTSGYGLLRHLNPQTAQALAFFPQRPLLFNYLGRFSMPAECWPLAAEAPLLGIHRADDMPLSHLLEVNSAVDDRGGEPTFTATWRWASRLIDRAAVQELVDHWTRSLERLAGVQPPRAGESWPVSPLQEGLLFHAAHAAGAPDPYAVQTLLDLSGPVDVDALRAAFNELLELHPALRAGFHHDADGRAVQTVPPTAEFPLHVVDLTHLPAAVRATAAEGVVAEDRALQFDLAEPPLLRAVLVRTDVESWRLVLSYHHVLMDGWSMQVMLADLAALYRGAAVPKRPSGRAYLEDLLGRDATNALAAWRGLLSGVDEPTLLAPVRNGPLAELPATEVVALSEELTAKLRSRAQRDALSLNTLVLGAWGLTLAQLTGRTDVVFGTVVADRPPHLDGVEHMVSLMNNAVPVRIDTRAQKDWADLLTALQEQRTELMAHQHLGLAEITQLTGLRELFDSVVVLETYTDAFISELGPEVAVTATQVNNGTHYPLCLLVSPGRQITVRTQYQPGWLSPEAARAIGQRLVDVLSVMAEGLGRLCAAPALTAVPSPNPAEAVAAPSVLDRIRAQDSAAVAIRDTDGPVTYGEVDEASDRIAHVLAERGIGPESVVALCLRRGRDAITAMLGVLKAGGAYLHLDPRHPADRLARLVADARPALLLSHREFAPALSEVDTSVPSLHLDGPDVLAGADATRPEVVVDDANPAYVVHTSGTQGVPKAVVFTLGALNKLVDWHEQRFPTEPGTVTAQFTSMAFDVATQEVFTALAGGKTLAVPDADTRADAAAWTKWLRDNEVAELFAPNPVLAALCEFADGERESLPKLRHVVQAGEALVLTEQMRALCADKALHNHYGPAETHVVTAAHVGGDAADWPQRPSIGTAVPDTRVHLLDTGLLPVPDGVVGEIYLGGPQLARGYLGQPGLTAARFVADPYGPPGSRMYRTGDLGRRGPDGAIEFIGRNDDQVKIRGHRIEPGEVQAALSALPGVVQAAVVAHPDGTGGKRLTAYVVSSEPGDTASVRERLSTTLPDFMLPSAVVFLDRLPLTTNGKVDRRALPAPPAPVGTTSREPRTYEETVITKAFAEVLGAEVVGVEDDFFHLGGHSLLAARLLQRLREELGRPVELAQVMARPTPAALAAELS; from the coding sequence ATGATCAAGTCAGGACACCCGCCCGGCAGTGCCGAGGCGCACGTGCAGGCACTGGTCGCCGCGCGGGCAGTGGACCGCCCCGACGCCGTCGCGGTGGTGGGCGAAGGCGGCGGGTTATCGTTCGGCGAGCTCGACGCGTGGTCGAGCCGGCTGGCCGCGCACCTGCGCGAACGCGGTGTCACAAGGGAAACCCGGGTCGCGGTGTGCGTACCGCGCTCCGCCGAGTTCGTCGTCGCACTGCTGGCCGTGCTCAAGGCGGGCGGCGCCTACCTCGCGCTCGACCCCGAAGCGCCTGCCGACCGCTCCGCCGCGATGATCGCCGACGCCGGTTGCCCGGTCGGGATCGTCATCCCGCGGACGTCCGGTCGCCTCAGCGGCTGCGCCGAGGTCCCGATCGACGCCCTGCCCCGTCACGACGCCGGCGAGCCCTTCGCGGAGACCGACCCCGAGCAGGCGGCCTGCGTCTTCTACACCTCCGGTTCCACCGGGCGCCCCAAGGGCGTTGTGGTGACCCACGGCAACCTCGCCGAGTTCGTCCGCACCCCGCGCTGGGACGAGACCGGGCACCGCGTCACCGCGCTGGTGTCCGCGCTCGGCTTCGACGCCGTCACCTACGACCTCTGGCCGACGCTGGCGCGCGGCGGCACTGTCGTGATCCCCTCCGGCGACCGACTCGACACCCACGTGCTGGCCGAGCTGATCGCCCGGCACGGCGTCACCGACATGTTCCTCACCTCGGTCTGGTTCGCCCAGATCGCGGCCGACCAACCCGACTGCTTCCACGGGGTCCGCACCGTCATGGTCGGCGGCGACGTCGTCTCACCCCAGGCCATGGCCGCGGTGATGCGGGCCTGTCCGGGGCTGACCGTCTCCAACGTCTACGGACCCACCGAGTGCACCACCTTCACCACCGCGTACGACCTGGACCGCGCCCCGGAAGGCAGCGTCCCGATCGGAACCGGGCTGCCCGGTGTCGCGGTGCGCGTGCTGGACGACGACCTGGCCGAGACCGCTGACGACGAGATCGGCGAGATCTACATCAGCGGTCCGCAGGTCGCACGCGGCTATCTCGGACAGCCCGGCCTGACCGCCACGCGCTTCGTCGCCGACCCGCACGGGCCACCCGGCTCGCGGATGTACCGCACCGGCGACCTGGCTCGCAGGCGAGCCGACGGTGTTCTGGAGTTCGCCGGTCGCAACGACGACCAGGTCAAGATCCGAGGCCACCGCATCGAGCCGGGTGAGGTCGAAGCGGTCGTCGCCGCGCTGCCCGGCGTCACCCAGGCCGCGGTGCTCGTGCGCGACAAGCGGCTCATCGCCTACGTCGTCGGCGACCGCGACGACACCGGCGTGCGCCAGGACCTGAGCAGGGCGCTCCCGGAGTACATGGTCCCCTCCACGATCATCGTGCTGGACCGGTTGCCCATGACGGCCAACGGAAAACTCGACCGCGACGCCCTCCCCGAACCCGCCCGGCACACCAGCACGACCGGACGGGCGCCGAGCACCCGCGAGGAACGGGTGATCACCTCGATCGTCGCCGAGGTGCTCGGCCTGGCCGCGGTCGGGGTCGACGACGACTTCTTCCACCTCGGCGGCGACAGCATCACCGCGATGCACGTCGTCAGCAGGGCACGCCGGGAGGACGTCGCCCTCACCTCTCAGGACGTGTTCCGGCACCGCACGGCCGCCGCACTCGCCGCGACGGCGGCCAAGGCCGTCGCCCCGCAGGCGGACCTGCTGCACCAGAACGCCACCGGCCCGGTCGGCATGGCGCCGATCATGCACTGGCTGCGCGAGCAGCGCCACGGTGTCGACGAGTTCAACCACGCCGTACTACTGGAAACCCCTGCGGACGCCACCCGCGACAAGCTCGTCGCAGCTCTGCAAACCCTGCTGGACCACCACAACGCGCTGCGCATGCGAGTCCCCCGGCTCGCCGGCGGCGCCGTGTGGACGCCGCACATCGACGCACCCGGTGAGACCGACGCCGCCGACTGCCTGTCCGTTGTGGACATTCGCGGTGCCTGCGACCTCGCCGCCGTCGTCGACGCGGAGCGCGTCCGCGTGCAACGCGAGCTGGCCCCGCAGACCGGCGCGATGGTCCGCGCGGTCTGGTTCGACGCCGGGGACGCGCCCGGCCGGCTGTTGCTGGTGGTCCACCACATCGTCGTCGACGGTGTGTCGTGGCGGATCATGTTGCCCGACTTCGTGCGCGCGTACACCGGGAAGTCCCTGCCGTGGGGCGGGTCAGCGCCGTACCGGCAGTGGGTGGAGGAACTCATCGAGCGGGCGAACGACCCCGCGATGCTCGACAAGCTCACCGACTGGTGCGCGCTGCTGGACTCGCCTGTACGGCCGTGGTCCCAGCCGTTGGACCCGGCACGCGACACCATCGGCACGTCGGAAACCCTGACAGTCACGCTTCCGAACGACCTCACCCGGGCGCTGCTCACCGAGGCACCGGCACGCCTCGGCGGCACGACGGAGGAGGTCCTGCTCACCGCGCTGTCGGTCGCGGTCGCCGCATGGCGCGGCGACGGCACGCTGCTGTTCGACACCGAGAGCCACGGCCGCGGTTCGTCGGCCTTGGAGGTCTCCGGCACCGTCGGCTGGTTCACCAGCATGTTCCCGGCCAAGCTGACCAGCCGCGACACCGACCCCGCACGCATGTTCGAGGTCGTTCGCCGCGAATGGCGTTCGCTGCCCGAGGACACCTCCGGCTACGGGCTGCTGCGGCACCTCAACCCGCAGACCGCCCAGGCCCTGGCGTTCTTCCCACAGCGCCCGCTGCTGTTCAACTACCTCGGTCGCTTCAGCATGCCGGCGGAGTGCTGGCCGCTCGCGGCCGAGGCACCGCTGCTGGGGATCCACCGCGCCGACGACATGCCGTTGTCGCACCTGCTCGAAGTGAACTCCGCGGTCGACGACCGCGGCGGCGAGCCGACGTTCACCGCGACCTGGCGGTGGGCATCACGCCTGATCGACCGTGCCGCGGTTCAGGAGCTGGTCGATCACTGGACGCGGTCGCTCGAACGGCTCGCCGGTGTCCAGCCGCCCCGCGCAGGTGAGTCGTGGCCGGTCTCGCCGCTCCAGGAGGGCCTGCTGTTCCACGCCGCGCACGCGGCCGGAGCGCCGGATCCGTACGCGGTGCAGACGTTGCTCGACCTGAGTGGCCCCGTCGACGTCGATGCCCTCCGTGCCGCGTTCAACGAGCTGCTGGAGCTGCACCCCGCGTTGCGCGCGGGCTTCCACCACGACGCCGACGGCCGCGCGGTGCAGACCGTCCCGCCCACCGCGGAATTCCCGCTGCACGTGGTCGACCTGACGCACCTCCCGGCTGCCGTTCGTGCGACGGCGGCGGAGGGTGTGGTCGCGGAGGACCGCGCGCTCCAGTTCGATCTCGCCGAACCACCGCTGCTGCGCGCTGTTCTGGTCCGCACCGACGTCGAGTCGTGGCGGCTCGTCCTGAGCTACCACCACGTTCTGATGGACGGGTGGTCGATGCAGGTCATGCTCGCCGACCTCGCCGCGCTCTACCGCGGAGCCGCAGTCCCGAAGCGGCCGTCCGGGCGCGCCTACCTGGAGGATCTGCTCGGCCGCGACGCCACGAACGCGCTCGCGGCCTGGCGGGGCCTGCTGTCCGGAGTGGACGAACCGACGCTGCTCGCTCCGGTCCGCAACGGCCCCTTGGCCGAGCTGCCCGCGACCGAGGTCGTCGCGCTGTCGGAAGAGCTGACCGCGAAGCTGCGATCGCGGGCGCAGCGCGACGCCTTGTCGCTGAACACCTTGGTGCTGGGCGCGTGGGGGCTCACGCTGGCGCAGCTGACCGGCCGCACGGACGTCGTGTTCGGCACCGTGGTCGCCGACCGGCCGCCGCACCTCGACGGCGTCGAGCACATGGTCAGCCTGATGAACAACGCGGTCCCCGTGCGCATCGACACCCGAGCGCAGAAGGACTGGGCTGACCTGCTCACCGCGCTGCAAGAGCAGCGGACCGAGCTGATGGCGCACCAGCACCTCGGGCTCGCGGAGATCACCCAGCTGACCGGGTTGCGGGAGCTGTTCGACTCCGTCGTCGTCCTGGAGACCTACACCGACGCGTTCATCTCCGAACTCGGTCCCGAAGTCGCGGTCACCGCAACCCAGGTGAACAACGGCACGCACTACCCGCTGTGCCTGCTTGTCAGTCCCGGCAGGCAGATCACCGTTCGCACCCAGTACCAGCCCGGCTGGCTCAGCCCGGAGGCAGCCCGTGCGATCGGACAGCGGCTGGTGGACGTGTTGTCCGTCATGGCGGAGGGACTGGGCCGCCTGTGCGCGGCACCCGCCCTCACCGCCGTGCCGAGCCCGAACCCGGCAGAGGCAGTCGCCGCGCCCTCGGTGCTCGACCGGATTCGCGCGCAGGACTCCGCCGCCGTCGCCATTCGCGACACCGACGGTCCGGTGACCTACGGCGAGGTGGACGAGGCGTCCGACCGGATCGCGCACGTGCTGGCCGAGCGCGGCATCGGCCCGGAGTCCGTCGTGGCGCTGTGCTTGCGCCGGGGCCGCGACGCGATCACCGCGATGCTCGGCGTGCTCAAGGCGGGCGGCGCCTACCTCCACCTCGACCCGAGGCACCCGGCGGACCGGCTCGCCCGCCTCGTCGCGGACGCTCGCCCCGCGTTGCTGCTCTCGCACCGGGAATTCGCACCTGCACTGTCCGAAGTGGACACATCAGTTCCGTCGCTGCACCTGGACGGCCCCGACGTGCTCGCAGGCGCCGACGCGACCAGGCCCGAGGTCGTGGTCGACGACGCGAACCCGGCCTACGTCGTCCACACCTCCGGGACCCAGGGGGTGCCGAAGGCCGTCGTGTTCACGCTCGGCGCGTTGAACAAGCTCGTCGACTGGCACGAACAGCGGTTCCCCACCGAGCCGGGCACGGTCACCGCGCAGTTCACCTCGATGGCCTTCGACGTGGCCACGCAGGAGGTGTTCACCGCGCTGGCCGGGGGCAAAACCCTTGCCGTACCGGACGCCGACACCCGCGCGGACGCCGCCGCGTGGACGAAGTGGTTGCGCGACAACGAGGTCGCAGAGCTGTTCGCGCCGAACCCGGTCCTCGCCGCGCTGTGTGAGTTCGCCGATGGCGAACGGGAATCGCTGCCGAAGCTGCGTCACGTCGTGCAGGCGGGCGAAGCGCTCGTGCTCACCGAGCAGATGCGGGCGCTGTGCGCGGACAAGGCGCTGCACAACCACTACGGTCCCGCGGAGACGCACGTCGTCACCGCAGCTCACGTGGGCGGCGATGCGGCGGACTGGCCGCAGCGGCCGTCCATCGGAACCGCGGTTCCCGACACGCGGGTGCACCTGCTCGACACGGGACTGCTGCCCGTTCCGGACGGCGTGGTCGGCGAGATCTACCTCGGTGGCCCGCAGCTCGCACGCGGCTATCTGGGACAGCCCGGCCTGACCGCCGCTCGGTTCGTCGCCGACCCCTACGGGCCGCCGGGATCGCGGATGTACCGCACCGGCGACCTCGGCCGACGCGGTCCTGACGGGGCGATCGAGTTCATCGGCCGCAACGACGACCAGGTGAAGATCCGTGGCCACCGCATCGAGCCGGGCGAGGTCCAGGCGGCGCTGTCCGCGCTGCCCGGTGTCGTGCAGGCCGCCGTCGTCGCCCATCCCGACGGCACCGGCGGGAAGCGGCTCACCGCGTACGTGGTCTCCTCCGAGCCCGGCGACACCGCGAGCGTGCGCGAGCGGCTGAGCACCACGCTGCCGGACTTCATGCTGCCGTCCGCCGTCGTCTTCCTCGACCGCTTGCCGTTGACCACCAACGGGAAGGTCGACCGCAGGGCGCTGCCCGCGCCCCCGGCCCCGGTCGGGACGACCTCGCGCGAACCGCGCACCTACGAGGAGACCGTGATCACCAAGGCGTTCGCCGAGGTGCTCGGCGCCGAGGTCGTCGGGGTCGAGGACGACTTCTTCCACCTCGGCGGGCACTCGCTGCTGGCCGCCCGGTTGTTGCAGCGCCTGCGCGAGGAGCTCGGGCGCCCGGTCGAACTCGCCCAGGTCATGGCTCGCCCCACCCCTGCCGCGCTGGCCGCTGAACTGTCCTGA
- a CDS encoding carboxylate-amine ligase has translation MTDAFSVGVEEEFFLAHPSTAHLTPVSGAVIEAGRRMGVPLFKELTTVQVETNTSVCWSTGELREDLIGLRSAASAAARHAGARLLAAGAPVHDEPPAPLVDSSRYQRMGREFGMLATDHGVCGCHVHVGLADRETAILVGNHLRPWLPTLLALTANSAIYRGRDTGYASWRTVIWSRWPCAGPPPYFTSADHFDSVVTTMLDSGVLLDDRSIYWDIRPSVHHPTIEVRVSDVPSTVDETVLLAALVRGLVATAVRELDTREPAPVSAEVLRAAYWRSAHDGIRGQALDPVGLRRTPFTERLAELIRHAADALEELGDLNEVTALANIVLSQGNGALRQRQAFARRGEVADVVGDLATNTLRGPASAGIRITPAG, from the coding sequence GTGACAGATGCCTTCTCCGTCGGTGTGGAGGAAGAGTTCTTTCTCGCACATCCGTCGACGGCGCACCTCACGCCGGTCAGCGGTGCCGTGATCGAGGCCGGCCGGCGGATGGGCGTCCCGCTGTTCAAGGAGCTGACCACCGTCCAGGTCGAGACCAACACGTCGGTGTGCTGGAGCACCGGCGAGCTGCGTGAGGACCTCATCGGGCTGCGCTCGGCGGCCTCGGCCGCGGCGCGGCACGCCGGGGCGCGGCTGCTCGCCGCCGGGGCACCGGTTCACGACGAACCCCCCGCGCCGCTCGTCGACTCGTCTCGCTACCAGCGAATGGGCCGTGAGTTCGGGATGCTCGCCACCGACCACGGGGTGTGCGGCTGCCACGTGCACGTCGGGCTGGCCGATCGGGAGACCGCGATCCTGGTCGGCAACCACCTGCGGCCGTGGCTGCCCACGTTGCTCGCGCTGACCGCGAACTCCGCGATCTACCGCGGCCGCGACACCGGCTACGCGAGCTGGCGGACCGTGATCTGGTCGCGGTGGCCGTGCGCCGGCCCCCCGCCCTACTTCACCTCCGCCGACCACTTCGACTCCGTCGTGACGACGATGCTCGACTCCGGCGTGCTGCTGGACGACCGGTCGATCTACTGGGACATCAGGCCGTCCGTGCACCATCCGACCATCGAGGTCCGGGTCAGCGACGTCCCGTCCACAGTGGACGAGACGGTGCTGCTCGCCGCCCTGGTACGTGGTCTGGTCGCGACCGCGGTGCGCGAGCTGGACACCCGTGAGCCCGCCCCGGTCTCCGCCGAGGTGTTGCGTGCGGCGTACTGGCGGAGCGCGCACGACGGCATCCGCGGCCAAGCGCTCGACCCGGTCGGGCTGCGCCGCACCCCGTTCACCGAGCGTCTCGCCGAGCTCATCCGCCACGCAGCGGATGCGCTCGAGGAGCTGGGCGATCTCAACGAGGTCACGGCGTTGGCGAACATCGTGCTGTCTCAGGGGAACGGCGCGCTGCGGCAACGCCAGGCCTTCGCCCGGCGTGGCGAGGTCGCCGACGTGGTCGGCGACCTCGCCACGAACACCCTGCGGGGGCCTGCTTCCGCCGGGATCCGGATCACCCCGGCCGGATGA
- a CDS encoding class II glutamine amidotransferase, with product MSLNDLLYKPENSLVVQGKHAQLGAETTNGDGFGIGWYGSLPIPGMYHSIQPVWHDRNLHELSVQAKAGLVFAHIRAAIGSPVQETNCHPFRHGRWLWMHNGYLGDFLRVKRSLVLAVDPSLYPEIEGSTDSEIFFYLALTFGLEEDPPSAVARAVGFIEHIGRQHDVEQPVQMTVATTDGSTTWAFRYSSDQRSRSLFRSTDISTLRHQYPDNPVLHELCDDARLVVSEPLGSLRGAWHEVPESTCVVIHQGSAQLCPFSPTAPQVLVG from the coding sequence GTGTCCCTGAACGACCTGCTCTACAAGCCGGAGAACTCGCTGGTCGTGCAAGGCAAGCACGCCCAGCTCGGCGCCGAGACCACGAACGGCGACGGGTTCGGCATCGGGTGGTACGGGAGCCTGCCGATCCCCGGGATGTACCACAGCATCCAGCCGGTCTGGCACGACCGCAACCTGCACGAGCTGTCCGTCCAGGCCAAGGCGGGCCTGGTCTTCGCCCACATCCGTGCCGCCATCGGCTCCCCGGTGCAGGAGACGAACTGCCACCCGTTCCGCCACGGCCGGTGGCTGTGGATGCACAACGGTTACCTCGGCGACTTCCTCCGGGTGAAGCGCTCGCTCGTCCTCGCGGTCGATCCCAGCCTCTACCCCGAGATCGAAGGGTCAACGGACTCCGAGATCTTCTTCTACCTCGCCCTCACGTTCGGCCTCGAGGAGGACCCGCCCTCGGCGGTGGCCCGCGCGGTCGGGTTCATCGAGCACATCGGCCGCCAGCACGACGTCGAGCAGCCGGTCCAGATGACGGTCGCGACCACGGACGGCTCCACTACCTGGGCGTTCCGGTACTCCAGCGACCAGCGGTCGCGGTCGTTGTTCCGCAGCACGGACATCTCGACACTGCGTCACCAGTACCCGGACAACCCGGTGCTGCACGAGCTGTGCGACGACGCCCGGCTCGTGGTGTCCGAGCCGCTCGGCAGTCTGCGCGGCGCGTGGCACGAAGTGCCGGAGTCGACGTGCGTCGTGATCCACCAGGGCAGCGCGCAGCTGTGCCCGTTCTCGCCGACGGCGCCGCAGGTACTCGTCGGCTGA